Part of the Erwinia amylovora genome is shown below.
CAAAAATATTCATATCTACCTTGTTAATCCTGTTTTGTCGGCCTTCAACATCTTCAGCAACTAACGTGGGTTCCCGGCAAGCAAGCTAAAGACCGACATCGGGTAATACAGGGCGGGTTGCCATCGCAACACGCATGATTTCCTCAACGTGTTCACGATCTGCACCCTGTAAAGGCAGGCGTGGCGGACGCGTCAGTGCGCTGCCACGCCCGGCAATTTCTTCACACAGCTTGATGCACTGTACCAGATCCGGGCGGGCATCAAGGTGCAGGACAGGCATCAGCCATTCATAGATTGGCATAGCCTCCTGATAACGCCCCTGCTGGCACAGGCGGAAGATGGTTTCGCCCTCTTTTGGGAATACGTTCGACATGCCGGAGATCCAGCCCTGTGCCCCGACGGCCAGGCTTTCCAGTACCACATCATCCAGGCCAGAGAACAGGGCAAAGCGATCGCCAACCCGATTACGCACGTCAATAAAGCGACGGGTATCACCAGAACTGTCTTTGAAGCAGACAATATTTTCACAGTCTGCCAAAGAAATAAGGATATCCGGCGTCACATCATTTTTGTAAATCGGCGGGTTATTGTAAACCATCACCGGGAGGTTGGTATGATTGGCTACGTAACGGAAATGCCGGGCCGTTTCATGTGGCTTGGCCGAATAGACCAGCGCTGGCATCACCATAATGCCGTCTACGCCAACGCTTTCAACGGATTTTGCTACTTTAGCAGCCCCCTCGCTGGTGAACTCGGCGATACCGCAGATCACCGGAATGCGGCCTCCGGCAGCATCCTTAGCCACCTGAGTTACCGCCATTTTTTCATCGAGGGTCAGCGACGTATTTTCGCCGACGCTGCCACAAACGACCAAACCCGAAACACCATCTTTTACCAGATTACTCATAACGGTATAGGTTGCTTCAAGATTAAGGGAATAGTCATCATTGAATTGAGTTGATACAGCCGGAAATACACCGCACCAGTTAACGCTGTCAGTCATCATAATTTCCCTTTATAGAATGAATAAATAATTAGCCGTAAGTACTCACCGAGGCTTTCACGTTTTTCTCTGCAACCTGTACGTCAGTCACCTCATCATATTCAAAATCGACAAGATGATTCGGAATACTCACGGCCACAGCCCATTGATAAATAACAAAAGCAACAACGGCTACAACCACACTATCCGCTGGATGAGAAATATAGCCCTGGCCGCCAAAGCTTCCTGCCGATGAAATAGCAATCATGATGGCGTAGTAGGCAATAAGCCATGATGATGAAACAATTTGCTGCCTCAGGCTGATTCTTTCAGTCGGCACATAGCGGCCACACACGATATAGATAACGAACATGGCAATCTGCAAACTTAATAGCCAGCAAAGCGTTGTCCACCCCGACCAGTAGATAATCAGTGATGCAATCATAAAGGTAACAGGCCCGATAAAGCCGATCCTTGCCACACGAAATGGACGCGGAAGGTCCGGGCATGTTTTACGCAATGCGCCTACCGAAATGGGGGCAAGGGCATAACTTAATACCAAAGCGGCAGATACCACGTTAATCAGCGCTTCCCACGATGGGAACGGCAACGTCCAGAAAATAGAGAGGCCAAAAGTAAGCCACAACGCATGGCGCGGAATACCGGATTTAGCGTCAATCTGCGTGAAGCAGCTGAACAATGTTCCGGATCTTGCCCAGGCATAAACGATGCGCGGCGTGGCGTTCATATAGATATTACCCGCACCGGCCGGTGAAACGATGGCATCGGCCACCACCATATAACCCAGCCACGCCACGCCTAACAACAGCGAGATATCACGATAGGGCAGCGTAAATTCCTTGCTGATACTCTGCCATCCCTGCGTCAGCATTTCGGTGGGAATACTGCCGACAAAGGCAAGCTGCAACGCGGCGTAGATAGCGGCAGAGAGTAAAACCGACAGGATCATGGCGATGGGTATAGTGCGTTGCGGATTTTTGACCTCGCTGGCCACTGCGATAATCGGGGTTAAGCCGAGGTAGGCAAAAATCACGCCTCCGGCAGAAACAGCCATTTCAACCCCACTCATGCCGAAGGGGGCAAAGCCCGCAACGGTGAGATTGGCCGGCTTAAAGAAAGTGAAAAGAGTAAACAATACCAGCAGCGGGACAATAAATTTGAAGGCGCTGATGATATTGTTGGTTTTAGCAAAGGTTTTCACGCTGTTGTAATTAATGTAGAAAAATCCGCACAGGAGGACAAACTGAAATAGCCAACCAATTGCTGTTGGGTTGCTGCTACCCGGCTGCGTCAGCTGTTCGAACCAGGCTCCGGCATACTGGCGCGCGGCAACCACCTCTATGGCAACCAGGCTGGTGAAAGCGATAACGGTAATGGATCCCATCATGTAACCCAACAATGGCCCGTGGGAAAAAACCGGGTAGCTGATAACCCCCCCAGCACAAGGCAGCGCTGCGCCGAGTTCACAAAAGACGATACCGAGCAGCAAAACGGCGCCTCCACCAATCAACCA
Proteins encoded:
- a CDS encoding dihydrodipicolinate synthase family protein, yielding MMTDSVNWCGVFPAVSTQFNDDYSLNLEATYTVMSNLVKDGVSGLVVCGSVGENTSLTLDEKMAVTQVAKDAAGGRIPVICGIAEFTSEGAAKVAKSVESVGVDGIMVMPALVYSAKPHETARHFRYVANHTNLPVMVYNNPPIYKNDVTPDILISLADCENIVCFKDSSGDTRRFIDVRNRVGDRFALFSGLDDVVLESLAVGAQGWISGMSNVFPKEGETIFRLCQQGRYQEAMPIYEWLMPVLHLDARPDLVQCIKLCEEIAGRGSALTRPPRLPLQGADREHVEEIMRVAMATRPVLPDVGL
- a CDS encoding APC family permease, producing the protein MTGKFKKQLTLTDLTFIGLGAIFGSGWLFAASHVSSIAGPAGVFSWLIGGGAVLLLGIVFCELGAALPCAGGVISYPVFSHGPLLGYMMGSITVIAFTSLVAIEVVAARQYAGAWFEQLTQPGSSNPTAIGWLFQFVLLCGFFYINYNSVKTFAKTNNIISAFKFIVPLLVLFTLFTFFKPANLTVAGFAPFGMSGVEMAVSAGGVIFAYLGLTPIIAVASEVKNPQRTIPIAMILSVLLSAAIYAALQLAFVGSIPTEMLTQGWQSISKEFTLPYRDISLLLGVAWLGYMVVADAIVSPAGAGNIYMNATPRIVYAWARSGTLFSCFTQIDAKSGIPRHALWLTFGLSIFWTLPFPSWEALINVVSAALVLSYALAPISVGALRKTCPDLPRPFRVARIGFIGPVTFMIASLIIYWSGWTTLCWLLSLQIAMFVIYIVCGRYVPTERISLRQQIVSSSWLIAYYAIMIAISSAGSFGGQGYISHPADSVVVAVVAFVIYQWAVAVSIPNHLVDFEYDEVTDVQVAEKNVKASVSTYG